Proteins found in one Pontibacter sp. SGAir0037 genomic segment:
- a CDS encoding excinuclease ABC subunit C has translation MQLQQAHYFVYIFGNRPGADVQIGIAGDIPEQMQRLHKAPSPENCKLVYYEHYSLEEMARHRENQIKSNSIDTTYHLIESMNPNWLDLSDMLQE, from the coding sequence ATGCAATTACAACAAGCCCATTACTTTGTATACATTTTTGGAAACAGGCCCGGAGCAGATGTACAGATAGGAATTGCTGGTGATATTCCGGAGCAGATGCAAAGGCTTCATAAAGCACCATCACCCGAAAATTGTAAACTGGTTTATTACGAACATTACAGTCTGGAAGAAATGGCCCGCCACAGAGAAAACCAGATCAAGAGTAATTCCATAGACACGACCTACCACTTAATAGAGTCTATGAACCCAAACTGGCTCGATTTAAGCGATATGTTGCAGGAGTAA
- the msrA gene encoding peptide-methionine (S)-S-oxide reductase MsrA produces the protein MLHRIIWLMLPQLFWLVSCSEASTGEKAPTQASASLDEAIADSAKLEKATFAGGCFWCTEAFFERLKGVKKVVSGYAGGHVKNPTYQQVSAGTTGHAECVQIYYDPQLLTYQDLLEVFFATHDPTTLNRQGPDVGEQYRSAIFYHNQEQKQQAEQYISSLESASGFLKKVVTKVEPLKAFYEAEDYHQDFYRQNPDNVYMQRVAEPKMDKFEQKFKDKLKN, from the coding sequence ATGCTACATAGAATTATATGGCTGATGCTGCCACAGCTGTTCTGGCTGGTATCCTGCTCCGAAGCATCCACTGGAGAAAAAGCACCAACGCAGGCTTCTGCCTCTTTAGACGAGGCTATTGCAGATTCTGCAAAATTAGAGAAAGCAACCTTTGCAGGAGGCTGCTTCTGGTGTACCGAAGCATTTTTTGAAAGGCTGAAAGGTGTTAAGAAAGTAGTTTCGGGATACGCAGGCGGACACGTAAAAAACCCGACTTATCAGCAAGTAAGCGCAGGTACTACCGGCCATGCAGAATGTGTGCAGATCTACTACGATCCACAGTTGCTGACATACCAAGACCTGCTGGAGGTGTTCTTTGCCACCCACGACCCAACCACCTTAAACAGGCAGGGCCCCGATGTCGGGGAACAATACCGCTCTGCCATCTTTTACCACAACCAGGAGCAAAAGCAACAGGCGGAACAATACATCAGCAGCCTGGAAAGTGCAAGTGGGTTTCTGAAGAAAGTAGTAACCAAAGTAGAGCCTCTTAAAGCTTTCTACGAAGCCGAAGATTACCACCAGGATTTCTACCGCCAGAACCCGGATAATGTGTACATGCAACGAGTGGCAGAGCCTAAAATGGATAAGTTTGAACAGAAGTTTAAGGACAAGCTGAAAAACTAG
- a CDS encoding cation diffusion facilitator family transporter: MLHIIKNLRENIRLQLYVVLIGLLLLITKFVAYFYTNSNAILTDALESIINVVAGSVSLYSLILSARPRDINHPYGHGKIEFLAASLEGSLILIAGTIIIVKSFYNLFSPVELQQLDAGIILTAVAGLINFGTGYLIVKKGQQNKSMVLVAGGKHLKSDAYSTAGILAGLLLIYLTGQVWLDSVVAIVFGLVICYTGYRIVRSSLAGIMDEADYELLKEIVDVLNENRRENWIDIHNLRVIKYGATLHIDCHLTVPWYLNVLQAHDEVEAVGKLVREKIDPSIELFIHTDPCIAPSCTVCEKPDCNNRRQDFKQRVKWEFEKVIADKKHGV; this comes from the coding sequence ATGCTCCACATCATAAAAAATCTTCGGGAGAATATAAGGCTACAGTTATATGTGGTTTTGATTGGCTTGCTGCTGCTCATAACGAAGTTTGTCGCTTACTTTTACACCAACTCCAACGCTATTCTGACCGATGCGCTGGAGTCTATCATCAATGTGGTGGCAGGTTCGGTGTCACTGTACAGTCTGATCTTGTCGGCTCGTCCACGCGACATTAACCATCCGTACGGGCATGGTAAAATAGAATTTCTGGCTGCCTCGCTCGAAGGTTCACTTATTTTAATTGCCGGAACCATTATTATTGTTAAGTCTTTCTACAACCTGTTTTCCCCAGTAGAGCTCCAACAGCTTGATGCAGGTATCATACTCACAGCTGTTGCCGGCCTGATTAATTTCGGTACAGGCTATTTGATCGTTAAGAAAGGGCAGCAGAATAAATCAATGGTGCTGGTGGCAGGAGGGAAGCACCTGAAATCTGATGCGTATTCCACTGCAGGTATATTAGCAGGTTTGCTGCTCATTTACCTGACCGGGCAGGTCTGGCTGGATAGTGTCGTGGCGATTGTTTTTGGCCTGGTTATCTGCTACACCGGCTACCGTATTGTACGATCTTCTTTGGCTGGCATTATGGATGAAGCCGATTATGAGCTCCTAAAAGAAATTGTTGATGTGCTGAATGAAAACAGGCGTGAAAACTGGATTGATATACATAACCTCCGGGTGATTAAGTATGGCGCTACCCTGCACATCGACTGCCACCTGACTGTGCCCTGGTACCTGAACGTTTTGCAGGCGCACGACGAAGTAGAGGCTGTAGGCAAACTGGTAAGAGAAAAGATCGATCCAAGTATAGAATTGTTTATTCATACAGACCCTTGTATTGCACCTTCCTGTACGGTATGCGAAAAGCCTGATTGCAACAATCGCCGCCAGGACTTTAAGCAGCGTGTTAAATGGGAGTTCGAAAAAGTGATAGCTGATAAAAAGCATGGTGTATAG
- a CDS encoding phage holin family protein: MNFIINLLVTAGVIVLLAYLMPSVHVKSFWTALWVAFLTAIFTATIGWILGGVLNLVTFFLLESIVGLIVTALMLKLVDKLVSNFKVDGFLPALIIAIAVAIALALVNWARGDNRDDYARLDTAKLQTEQLLASNNALLK, encoded by the coding sequence ATGAATTTTATTATTAACTTATTAGTTACGGCAGGTGTAATTGTGCTGCTGGCTTACCTGATGCCAAGTGTACATGTAAAAAGCTTCTGGACCGCTTTATGGGTGGCTTTCCTAACAGCTATTTTTACGGCAACAATAGGCTGGATTTTAGGCGGTGTGTTAAACCTGGTAACTTTCTTCTTACTGGAATCTATAGTTGGTTTGATTGTAACAGCTTTAATGCTTAAACTGGTAGATAAGCTGGTCAGCAATTTTAAAGTAGATGGGTTTCTGCCAGCACTTATCATTGCCATTGCCGTAGCTATAGCACTTGCGCTTGTGAACTGGGCCAGGGGCGATAACAGAGATGACTATGCGAGACTGGATACCGCTAAACTGCAGACAGAACAGTTGCTGGCATCTAACAATGCTCTATTAAAGTAG
- a CDS encoding pseudouridine synthase has product MLEILFEDDYYVAVNKPNGLLVHRTRIAEEKKEFALQILRDQLGYHLFTVHRLDRGTSGVLLFAKSSKVATLTVKAFEERQMEKLYYAIVRGYTPPEGTIDNPVKPDKDHKHKAPQDAITHYKQLGTVELAIPVGRYQTARYSLVQVVPETGRMHQIRKHFAHLRHYIVGDKRHGDWRHNKMFFDELQSPFLLLHAAMLGFEHPVTKQYMEVHAPVPQNMARLCTQFGWKDVLPAAVFPPASEAL; this is encoded by the coding sequence GTGCTGGAGATACTTTTTGAGGACGATTATTATGTGGCGGTAAACAAACCGAATGGTTTGCTGGTACACCGCACCCGCATAGCAGAAGAAAAGAAAGAATTTGCGTTACAGATACTCCGCGATCAGCTGGGATATCATTTGTTCACAGTCCACAGGCTCGACAGAGGCACTTCCGGTGTATTGCTTTTTGCCAAGAGCTCTAAGGTTGCAACGCTGACTGTGAAAGCATTTGAAGAGCGCCAGATGGAGAAATTATACTATGCGATTGTGCGTGGCTATACTCCTCCGGAAGGCACCATTGACAATCCTGTAAAACCAGACAAAGACCATAAGCATAAAGCACCTCAGGATGCTATAACACATTATAAACAGCTGGGCACTGTTGAATTGGCTATACCGGTTGGCAGGTACCAGACTGCCCGTTACTCCCTGGTGCAGGTTGTGCCGGAAACCGGGCGCATGCACCAGATCCGGAAGCATTTCGCGCATCTGCGCCATTATATAGTTGGCGATAAACGGCATGGCGACTGGCGGCATAACAAAATGTTTTTTGATGAGCTGCAGAGTCCTTTTCTGCTGCTGCATGCCGCCATGCTGGGTTTCGAGCATCCTGTAACAAAGCAGTATATGGAGGTACATGCTCCGGTGCCGCAGAACATGGCCCGGCTTTGCACGCAGTTTGGCTGGAAAGATGTATTACCTGCTGCGGTGTTTCCGCCTGCTTCAGAGGCATTGTAA